The sequence atgacatattccacaatgagagtgcttctgtatttacttattttgtatttttgcattataattccctaatactttgtgatctacatcatctgaagctgtttggaaagtttagagtgcatctggactgcgagctgtgttttcttcctctcctctttcAGATGCAAGGTGGTTGGTGCTCCTCTGGCGCATCATCATTAcaatttaatgtgatctcatgttacgttaaatgagatcaaacgactattcgacaataaaaaattgtcgacaaaacaTTTcattgttgacgttgtcgataacgtcgactaaacGTTTCAGCTCTAGTGacgtttactaatatttatgacttctgaaattgactccttttaattgttttattgcatatttaagcagaatattttttatgtttaataaagtatattttatccccatcattactgaatccttgttttatgtttttagtttatggtgttattgtgtgcattgtattatggttcacttgcattatcaactgaggctgtacagtATAtcctaatataaaaataaagtcttccattgaactcagtaacaggttcaggatgggcaaggaggaggcgggaaccggcagaacagtcaacagaactttaatgacataaattcagcggccgcatgtgtctccctctctttctctcgaactgccgtctccagctccccttcatcttgctctcccgctgatcagctgactcaATGCTGGCCGTGCACccccacggcccggccacgccctcctcctcatcacactcctcctctgcccgattcaggctggggcgccatcCGGACTGACCTACtcaccccccatctctggaggggagacgctgcccttccggccattccgccagctggtggtccaccctgcctcctgggaacctgggggagagatgaggggagggaagaAGGGCGAGcaggagacacacagagagagagagagacacgtgctcgccggtccccggacacgctgtcgcctggtcctcaaccactcctccgccctctggcggatgacagccgctccttcccaggcagacggcagcgagtcctccgacccctggtggacggaacggctcctccccttcctggcagaTTGAAGTAGTTCCTCCGACTCCTGGCGAccggcagtgactcctccgtcccccggcagatggcTCCTCCCCTGACGGACGGCAGCAGCGAAGACttcacgacagcgcatccctcctccttaccGGGtgtcggcaccaatgtaacaggtgcaggatgggcaaggaggaggcgggaaccggcagaacagtcaacagaattttaaatgacataaattcaacttaaagcaacataaaacacaaagcaccctcacggcccggccatgccctcctcctcgtcacaaactcatatcagccatatcacgagtttcacctcttaaattgataaatgtagtacaatacaaacattaatagcagataaaacacttgaaaatcatattaaaatctactggTAGCGATTGAGGTGattcccctgttctctatgtaaaagcgctttgagtgtagtgtcagaaaagcactataagtgtaaaattcattcattcaatatttaaatgtataacacAATATCAACATGAAAGTAGCACATTATGACTCCAACTCTGAAGATCTCCCATGctaaaatcatgagattcatctgccagaagagcagtgccgaaacacgactgatgtaaagtgttcttctgcaaattgcttgcaattttaagtttcaacgccagatgtcactagagagcacaacgttacatagtgcagctttaagcagTATCAAACAGAATCAAAAAAAGACTTTAATGTCTCTACAACTCCTCACAAGTAAGGGAATAtaactcacagcagaggatttaacatctGATAGTGATCGTCTTAAAAATGTATCGTTTATTTGACTCTTTGCTGTAACAACAGCGTATTAAAAGACCAAACCTTTGAAACTTCTTGCAGGGGTTTTATTGTGAAGACtattattcactgttaagcatagcaagctatcatcatgcaaaaacactgagAGAAGTggcgtctctcaattaatttgagaaatgtGTCTCCCATTAAGACCACCACAACTAAAAATATGTTAGTAGTTGACTCCACTATCAACTAGTTGGTTGCTGGACGACTAATCGATTAGTTGACCACACTGGCACATCCCTAATCTGCATCTAACTGAATGTTTTGCAATGAACTTAACATATATTGATTTTATACTTGTAATCAAgaacttaaaaacattttttttttccataattttgaattttattatgtatttcgcaatgcttcatgggactgtaaTTCATTCCCACAttaaaagatgttaagtacacagtcttgtacctttgactTTTAGTCCgattttcaaagtactttttttttcttcaaacaaagtttataatgttgtgattcacctcagagctggctggtttggttcatatTTTATAACTCTTTGATGAAGTGCTTTATGAAATCACTATAgaaaaaaataatgggaaaaatacttctggaaccaaggcgGCTGAAAAAATGGGCGGGGACTGTTACACTCTATTGCAGAAATACCACCatattcaaacaggtttcccagacGCTccaccatcttccattggtcagacaaacaaatagccctccccccccccaaaactcacaccattggctaaGCCATTGTTGCTGTGCCAGCCTGTTAGGGATGCTGgaaaaaacagatcaatgttttgatagtgtaaCAGTGCTTTCACACTTTTCATGTAAATcaatctatgaatggcttacatatagttgtctctgcatattaactagaaaaatatataataataattttaacatttaaaaaaatacacatgaCCTTGGAAGCCTTTGTTGCCTGTTTGGTCGACAGCagcaaatattgttttattatctaTTATCATTACTATAAAGCATGTCATGTCACATTGTGATAAGGCAAATCTAAACAAAccaaaaagcaaaaagcaacagTTGGGCTCTTTATTAATCTAAAAGATCAATCCAGAACTGCCTAAACAAGAGAAATCTACAACACATCATACACATTAGTGTTGACTACCAAATGAACTATAACTGATCTGATCTGATCTAAAGGGATGAATGATTCATAACACATCTAAGAATTAAGCCAGGTATGATATGACTATAATGTATTCATTATTAGTGCACGTCACGTATAGTATACGATAGACAGATagaccattatttttttttatgatagtcAGTGTAACATGTAAATAATATGGTGTATAAATGGCAACAatgattattgtttttatgttttcatatTACCATCCGAAACTATCACAATACCATGGTACCGCCcaagtactttttgtaagggtcaGCCttcgcgcgcgcgcgcacacacacacacacacacacgcacacgcacacacacatacacacactcgccGCCTGGCTAGCCATCATCACGCTCATTGCATGAGTTCATTAGCTTTTTATGCTTTAGCAGACAGTCTGACTGTAACATTATAGCCCCAGCAGACATTACGATATTAGACATGGATTAAATATCTCTCCTGATCCTTCATAAAGATCAGTAGGGCTGGTTCTTACCTTTGTGTCTACTCGTTCAGCTGAAGGTAATCCAGATACACAAGGACTCTATGGAAGGGGGAAATTCCTCTTCCCTGATCTCTCGTTCCCTCACTGTTACTGCAGCCACCACATTCCGAATAATTTCATCAGACCCAGATCAAATGTGCCCTCAAACTTCACTTCCGTCAGTATTTACAGTGGGTATGAGCCGGTTTCTGTGATCTTTGGTGTTGTGGCAGTCAGTGTTCATGGGCGTGCAGCACCGATGATGATCCCGATAGGCGGGTCACATAGATCCGCTTCAGTTTTCCATGCAGGGAAACGCACTGTAGCTGTCTGCGCATGCGCTCAAAGATCCCCTCCCTCTCCCGCCACAAGATTCATGTAGCGCGCGCTGATTAGAGGCACGCGACGCCACCGTTAATGGCGGTAAATTAATTAGAACGCGCTAGGCGGGAAAATCTCTTTGTGTTGTGGAAAGAACAGTTTTGAACACTTATATTTAAAGCCTTCTCATGAGACTTTggtggggttttttttatttttttttatgatgatgtcTGGTTTTCTCGATGATATTTAGaaaaatcttttgaaaaacaGCCCAAAGTGAATTACTTGTGTTGTCAAAATGGAGTCCAAGAAAGAAAGTGGTAATCAAATCAAACCAATACACAAATATGCAGCAACTATTCACAGGGAAGAAAGAGAGAAGTTCAGTTAAATACATATTTGCAGCCATTTTAAATCGCAGCTGTTTGTTCCCCACCTCTGTAGGTCCTGTAAATATGAAGACCAAATATTCCATGTCTGACCTAAAGTCCAAATATGCTGATAAATCTTGGAATGAGACCGTTCAGCTGGTGCGAAGATGTATGGTAAGAGAACAATCGTCAATGAAtaccccaaaaaattaaaattctgtatttACTCAGCCTTGTGTCATCCCAAGCCTGACTTCAGTGGAAAACAAATATCTATTTGATGGAATTTCATGTTGTTCTTTTCCTTACAACGAAAGTGAAATGTATTGGtgcgttcaagtcctcctgggaagttcttACTACTTTGTTTAACTGGCGGTCCACATAGTAAAAGTGCTCTGAAGTTCGTACTTACGAAGAcgggaagcttttttttttttttattagcacaaatgcaacaaaatgaagagcaaaggcatgcattagttgtgtaatttgttttATCTACTTATTTTTATCATTCTTGTGTGGCCACATATTGATGGGAAACGTAGTTTTGTTGCAAAAGCTTGTCACGCATTAGCCAGCTAAATATCTCCTATTTTCTGTCATTTTATCGTTATTTGTCATAATAGTACAAACATGCATATAAACTAAACTGCACTGTCAAAATCCTCAActaaaactgaattattaccaataacaatttgcttccgTAATGATTCTTAAACTGACACGCCCCCAACTTGTAAAGTCAAGTTTCTCACTCGTAATTACAACTTTGTGGTGGCATTCATGTGCGTTCAACTCATGTAAATATgatcattccgacatgacttgaatgcaccatatggtgactttgaagctccaaaaagtaccagaaaagtagtccatatgacttgtgaacTGTAATGTTTTGAAGCCATACATTTtggtttttgtgagaaatatacaGAAATGAGTTTTGagttattcactaataatcttcctcTTCACCAAAGCTCTCAAGTCTCATTGGGGTTTGTGTGCTTCAGAAAATATcgcaccaggtttgacatcaatgttGTCAAACATATTTGGTTCTTGCATACCTCATGACCAATCATGATGCGTTCGACTGTTTGAATTGAGCAACATTTTTTCCTTACTGTCTTTTGTATATTGTGGTAGAAATCCCCATCCACTTAACTGGAACAGAgcagcttaaaaaaataaaaatacagtttggaacaacatgaaagtgtGAATATTTTTGGAGAACTATTTGTTTAGACTTTCTTATATGGCTTATAATGCTTACAGTGTGTGCACATTACAAATCAGATGACATCATATGGAACAGGTCCAGGTTGGGCCAGTTGTTGCGCATCAGCCAAATCATCAAAACTAACCTAGGTCACATAGAGCTGACCATGTGCATGCATAACCTTCCAAATCAAATCCAGATGTGGAGCTTGAGCAAGACTGTTGTGGTCTGAATAGAAGCGTGccaaaaaaaatatgcaaacaaTTAGTCCCTGTTCAGCAAAATGGAAAAATTATCAAATCTGTATTCTCTCCGAGCAGAAAACAAGCAggtgaagatttttattttacaggaCAAAACAAAAGCAGACAGCAGAGTTTGTGAGCCAATCACAAAGTGTCTTCAGAAGATCAACGAGGCACTCAATGGTAAGTTACCCTTCATAGCGCAGTGCGCTACAATTCTACAAGCCTAccacaattaaacttttgtgtttatatattttgtctGTAGTGTCCTCCCTAAAAGCCATGGTGTCCAGACTGGAAATGGTTGCCAAACAAAGAGGGTTTGAACTTTTCACACATCAACCACTCAGATATTGCTCtcagattacaaaaaaatcaataaaatgtatGCGTTAACATCATGGGTAGAATGCAGGAGAAAGTGTTCAATGACAGTGAGTCACCATTTTTCTTTGGTGAAAAGATAGTCTTACCACTGATCAGTATTAAATTGAATCTTTCAGATCCTATTGTCGTGGTCTTAttcacagacatttaaaaaaaataaaataaaatatatatatatatatatatatatatatatatattattaaaatttttttttatacatatgtaAATGTGGTCAGACCTTGGTACTGACTTTTAAAAAGAACAATGTCTGCATCATGGCccatattttttctgttttttatagaTTGGGATCACACTTAAGCCCCACAGAGACTGTGTGTTATCTGACAGCAGACCTGTTTTACATTGAGGTGGTGATGTTGCCAGGGGGCCAAGTGGAAGACGTGAGGGTGGCCCATCACGGTGAAGTTCCTGTGGTGAGACCAAGAGTTCATGAGTTTGTGAAAGAGATTCAGTAAACTCTGTTAACATGcatcttttatgtgttttatagTCAAGCACATCACTTCTTCACTTGCTAAGGTAGAAGCTTCTATTCTCTATGGAGCAACTTTCACACCATTGAAACTATTTTAAAGTTGCTTAGGGTTTGGCCTGTATAAAAGGTTTATTCGGTCCACACAGGATGAAGAAATTTCAAGTCTTCTCTCTGAAGTTGGAGGACCTTGCCTCTTTTTACAATATACCAGGAGACAGGTATTGCTTTGTCTATTTGATTATGGATTAACCATCATTATTATTCTTCTAATGAAGAGTATTCTTTTGCAGTGATGTGAAGATTAAAATCTACACCTCCCTTCGGCACCTGGAATGCGATCTTTTTAAGATATCGCATTTACCAAGGTGTGGGCAGCCTAAAGAGTGAAGTTACACCTGTTTCAGAATGAAGAGATTATCTGTATGGTCATATAAAGCAATGAGTTCATATGGCCGTATACGTTCCCTGTAATATAGATCTTTGAGACAAAGTGACCTTCATGTTGACCTCATTCTGAATGGCAGGATTGGGAACGTCCAGCCGGGCAAAGAGGGTATGCAAAggataacacttttttttttttttttaaatttgcacatttatattttaaatatctagTCATTATTTCTCCTCACAGGAACACCAATGAAAATCGAGTACTATATAAGTCCATTAGATGTTCTGATGGGGATGCCAAGCACGGGTATTAAAAAGCAGTCTCAAAGTTACATCTGATCCATTCTAAAAActcttaacatttttattaatttgtattatGCCTCAAATGACATTCTGCCTTGATTACGTAACTACATGATAATGTTATGATACCATTGGACTTTACTAGTGCAGAAGTCTTATGCTTGCAAGGCTATTCAATTCCATATAGGCGAGGTTAGTCACGGCCAGGTTGCCTTGGTAACAGTGGGGAGCAGTGACACCTCACACAGGCTGCAGATGGAATCCTTGATCCCTTCTCCGCCCCAGGTCGACTCATTTGGGTGTGTACCAGTGGAGTGTTTTATACCAGCTGGTTTCTTGAGCTTTGTGTCATTGATGTTTTCATTAATTATGGTGTTTCAATGTTTGGGTTAAGAATTAAAAATCATGCActcaatttaataaaatatttgatcacACCAATTTGAAGTTGTGAGTTCCAAAGCACAAGTCTAGTTGTTGTATCTTAACAGGGGGATTTGCGCCCCTAACACAAAGGATGTAGGTTCAACTACTGACCACAAAGAAAATGGGAAGTTCTAGTCGACATTGTGCCCTTGAGAAAGTCTCTTTACCCTGTCTAGCTTCATAGGGAAGACTGTATTGTATGTCACTATCAGTTgagtttaaatatgtattttttttccctttgtgtgtgtgtgtgcacatttagGTTTTCGGTATTTCAGCCGCTCACTGAATCATGCTCTGAATTACTGCCTGCCACCTTTCTCCTCAAACTGCAGCCACCACTACCCATGCTTTCATCCTTCATTGAGAAAATGGCCAAGATTACAGGTGTCAACATTAGAGCCACTGGGCATAAtacacagatttaaaaaaaaaaatgtaatacaaactgaaaacattttttagaaCATTTGATTTTATTCCAATTCCATAAAACCGTTTCCAAGCGATAACATCAAGTGCATTTGATATTAGTAACCAGACTCCTAACAAACACATATTGTCCAGATGGTGTTATACCTAAAACACCCCTGCAGGTGGAGCCTCTACCTCAGCTTCTCATGAAGACCAGCACCAGCTTGAAGAACTCAAAGATGTCCTGGGCAGAGGTGGTTCAGTTTATTGTGGTATGTTTACATCTTTTTAAGATATTATCTTCTACCTAAAGAACTAAGTTAGCTGTGATAGCTTTTATATTGCAGAGATCTTATGGGATATCCAGAACTGAAGTTTTGTCCATTACTGGCTGCTGTTGGCCTAGATTTGTTTGTATTGGGTTGTACTTGTCATTCTTTGCTGCTAGCACAGTGTTTCTTTTGGTACATCAGAAGCAACCATTCATTGATTGTACTGGTCTGTTCTGTCCTTTTTATCTTGGTTGGTTGCTTTCACATTTCTAAGCCACTGCCGGCCTCTGAGTGCCACAGTTATGTGCTTTCTGGGGCTGAATGGGACCATGAGGCATGGAAAGGAGCCCTAATTCACACAGTCCCCTTCTCTCATCCTGGCCACGTCCCTGTTTTACTGGAAATCCTTCGCCATCAGTCTGCTATCAATGTACTACTGGCGAGCTGTCTCAGTAACCCCAACCACCACATAGGTTATTAATGTGACTTATCAATGTCTTCAGCTGTCAGTAGACTGGCAAAACATTCTCTTGGCCTTCTCATTGGCATTTACTGTAATTTAAGATTGAGTTATTGCCTTCTCACTTTTAATATAGATGCTGGCTCATTGTATGACCTGAGATGCGAGATCCTTCCAGAATCAGACCACTGCCTTTCTGTTACCTTTAGTCTTCCAGATGGCAACCACCTGGCTGTCCGTAAAGACTTTTGCATATTCTATCTGTATTTTATTAAgcaggagggacaagtcaattaATTTGTgataacattatgctacaaatgctactGATTGATCTTAAGTTGTAATGAACCTACATGTTCCTTTTCAAGTGCCATTTTTCTGTTAGAAGTTAGCTGCTGACATAGGTGCAGTACAGGGGTATACACAGTAGCCAGGTGTACAGCTGTTTCATGTCAACTGCACAGAAACTGTATTGAttaatcagcatccaggaccagaactaGCCATTTTATAAGGCTTATTTGATTAATGTCAGGCATATTATGATGTATTCATTTAGTGAAGTTAATTGGTATTAATGCTGACCAAAATCATTAAACAATGCGAACAATTTGCTTTGTGATATTAGTTAAAAATGGGTAATATTTGCAGTGTTAATGTCATGTATTGCTCTCTTCTCTAGTTCTGGTGATGGTTGTAGATTCTCGTCAGGTGAGCTGCAGACTTCTGATGCCTGATTTCATGGATCATAAACTAGATGACTACATATCCAGAGTCCTTATGCGGTACTTACTAATGCTTTATTTTATCACCATAACTTGTTGCTCATGAAAAcaaatgtgaccagtctgtttgcATAGACTGTTATGGATGGAAAACATACTCTATATTTAACACACAAATGGACTGTTTTCCAGAACACAGATTAGACTTGGATAAAGACTTTCAACTGGAGAATCACTGTAAAGAATTTTCCTGATCCTATACCAAACTGTTGTCTGTACTCTGGAaaccattttttctttctttccaggTGTATGTCCATTCCCATAACAATGAGGGCCATACGCAGGAAAGTGGCCAGTGTGATGACCCCTCCCTTGCCTGCAGCTGACCAAGAGCCCACTACTGAAATGGAGGGCATCTCTTCAACAACTCCTCCCCATCCTGATGCATCTGTTCCTAATATCATCAATAGCGTTTACCTGTCTGCCTCAATCTCGCATGAGGCCGTTAAGGAGGAGAGTCTCCTCTCTACTCCAGGCTACTATGATATGTCTGGTGCTAATGCCCCAGTGGCTGATAATGCTAATACAGATGCTATTGCTAACCCTTCTTACTGTGCTTCTCTGAGTGTCTATTCACACTGGGTGACCAGTGGTCATCCTGCAGAGATTCTATAGAGCAAGGGCTGATTTTACTACAGAGTATATTTTAAGCAAATTCTTATCCACTTTTAGAACAGTCTTAAATAAAGAGATCATGCTAAAAGTTATGTAGTATGCAGGTTTAACCCTGGTTTGTATTTTCCCGTCAATGTATATCTACACACAGACTCTCAAAGGTTTAACCTGATTTTACGCTTTACGTTTGGTGACATTGGGGTCTTCTAAAGGGGACTTAAGTGTGAAAACCTTTACAAAAGGAGAAAAGATGTATGAATTATGAAGAAAccttgaatttttttaatttataatacCTGACTTTTTATGTGCTGCACTTTAAacggctatttaaaaaaaaaaaaaatttttttttttttttttttaaatgactccATAATAAGAATTAAGTTCTCTTCAGATCTCTGGTTTAACAGTTAAGTAATTGAAAACCACATTTTATGCAGCGGTCTCAAAGTTCTTTCTGTTTTAGTATATCTCTACATGTACTGCAAATGTGAAATGAGAAATTTCAAATTTGAAACTGAGTTAAAATCAACACTTTCCcagtgtttatatggaaaccacCGAAAAAGTGTTAAATTAACACTTTCTAAAGTGTTGACGTTTTGAACACTGCAACCGTGTTAAATGACAAACTCTTAATGTAACATTTTAACACCAGTATGGAGTATAAGGACACTGAATTGGAGTTGATAAGAGCTTCTAATTGAACACCGAACCAGAGTTAAAGTAGCACTGAATAGTAGTAGTTTGTGCTCaattttaaatttacactcaaaTAGTGTTGATTATACATTATAGTATGGTAGGTAGTCCATGTAATAGTTAAACTTTGCTCACAACACCCATCCTAACTCCACAAGCCACTCCATAATACAAAacctgaaagaaaaaaatacatttgttttttctacACGCTGTACAATTTTTACAGGGCATTCAAAACGCACCGTATATGACTGTATGAGGTAACAAGTAACACACTCATCCAAAGCAAATTTCTGGTACAACATAGAAAAGTGAATTTGTTCCACACAACTTAATTTCAAAGGGCTTATAGTACCGCAATGGACCAGGCTGAATTTAAAAGTTGAGCTCTTGTTATTCAGGATGAAAGTGCTCTACAAATGTAGTCTCCCTTTGTGAAACAAAGTTAATCTTGTTTTGTATGTAAATAGGCAAACAGTCTTACCAAACACTGGCATCTTCTTAAAATCAGTGCCAGCAATGATATTCAACAGTTTCTTGTCCATCAC comes from Myxocyprinus asiaticus isolate MX2 ecotype Aquarium Trade chromosome 41, UBuf_Myxa_2, whole genome shotgun sequence and encodes:
- the zgc:111976 gene encoding mediator of RNA polymerase II transcription subunit 1, with amino-acid sequence MKTKYSMSDLKSKYADKSWNETVQLVRRCMDKTKADSRVCEPITKCLQKINEALNVSSLKAMVSRLEMVAKQRGLGSHLSPTETVCYLTADLFYIEVVMLPGGQVEDVRVAHHGEVPVSSTSLLHLLRMKKFQVFSLKLEDLASFYNIPGDSDVKIKIYTSLRHLECDLFKISHLPRSLRQSDLHVDLILNGRIGNVQPGKEGTPMKIEYYISPLDVLMGMPSTGEVSHGQVALVTVGSSDTSHRLQMESLIPSPPQVDSFGFSVFQPLTESCSELLPATFLLKLQPPLPMLSSFIEKMAKITDGVIPKTPLQVEPLPQLLMKTSTSLKNSKMSWAEVVQFIVPLPASECHSYVLSGAEWDHEAWKGALIHTVPFSHPGHVPVLLEILRHQSAINVLLASCLSNPNHHIDAGSLYDLRCEILPESDHCLSVTFSLPDGNHLAVLLVMVVDSRQVSCRLLMPDFMDHKLDDYISRVLMRCMSIPITMRAIRRKVASVMTPPLPAADQEPTTEMEGISSTTPPQVADNANTDAIANPSYCASLSVYSHWVTSGHPAEIL